CGTCCGTCCAGGCGATCCCGTATACGAGGGAATGATTGTGGGAGAGCATAACCGGGACAACGATCTCAACGTCAATCCTTGCAAGGAAAAGAAACTAAGCAATATGCGCAGTTCGGGAAAGGACGAAGCCGTGGTTCTGACGCCCGTCATTCCCATGACCTTGGAAAAAGCCATCGAGTTCATCAAAGAAGACGAGATGGTGGAAGCGACGCCCAAGTCGGTAAGACTGCGAAAAACCATACTTCCAGCCAACCAGCGAAAACCGTGATTCTTCGATTCAACTCGGCCTAATAACTGGAATTCCTGTCGATTCGTTGGACGAACGAATCGTCAAGTCATTTTTTCCTATTGGTATCCGGTGAAATCAATGGGGATATGGCTTCGTTTATTGCTTGAAGATACAGTGTATCTCTCGTAGTTACATGATTAGCGTTTTTTCTTTCTTCACCGATAAAAATTTGCATCTTTCTCTCCCCCGCATCATCTCTCCTTGAGCCATAAATCCTTCATTGCGAAGTAGTTATCGAAATTATTACTTTTTCGTCTCACAATCGTTTATTATGGTTTCTTTTTTGCTAATATTTATTGCGGAAATTCCGAATCGACGCTCATGATTGAGAATCGTCGTTTTCATGACGCCACTTTCACAAAACAAAGGATGCCGCTATGAAGAGAAATTGGTTCTGTTTAACAGTGTTGGGGATTTTCGTACTCGGCTTGCCGGGCATAACGCGGGCGCAAACAAGTAATCTGGCTGGAAATTGGAAACTTACGACATTTGTGAGCGGTTCCGAATATGGCGTGATGTCCATCGACGCTTCGGGCGTAACCCAGTGCACGGAAGCCATCGTTCATGAGTTGACCGGTGAGGATTTACATTTCGATTTGATTCAACAAGGACGTTTGCAGGTCGGCGAGGAAGGTTCCGTAATCTACGCGGCGGGGGGAATCGCCTCGGCGTCGGAAAATAGCGCTTACCGGGTGACCGTGGAAGCGGCGGGAGCGGGTTTGGTTTCTCCCGCCTCGAATATGATCGCCGGAGTGTGGACGGAAAATCAAGTTTATACGAAACTCATCGTCCCTCTCGAAGTGTTCAGTGCGACGCCGGTTCCATTTCTACTGATAAAAGAAGGCTCGATTCCGGAACTGCCCGGCCTGATCGTGCAGGAGGCGGCGGGTAACTGGAACGTCACGCTGAATGGCTCCACATTGGAGATCGGTTGGACCGGCGGCGTTACTCTCAACACCAACGGGACATTGATCGGTTTTTTGATCGATAAGCGCGGTCCTATCGATCGCACTATTCCCTCGGTAGGATTTTTCACGTTGTCTGAGACAGGCGAGTTCGCTTTCGAATTCTCCGCCACGGTGGATATTCCCAATCTGGGCGGTAAAACCGTTACCATTTCCGGTTCAGGAACGATCGGCGAAGATCGAAAAACCATTCAAGGAACGTGGACATTGACCATTGCTCCCGCAACGGATGGAACCAGCGGCAAAATTCGATCGACGCCATTTGTTTTGGACATTCAAGCGGACGCAACGTATTCCGGCGATTTTACCATGACGAAGGAATCCGTTACGCCGCCTGCAGAGCCTGCGCCCATACCCTCGGAATTGTCGATTCAAATCGCCTCCAGCGCCTTCGACGCCGACCGCGAGGAATGGCTGGTAATCGGCGACGCCCAGGATAATACGCAACTCCCCTTTTATCGCAATGTAGACGGGAATCCCGGAGGGTATATCGAAGCGGTGGACGACGTGTCGGGGGGAACATGGTATTGGTTCGCTCCGGTGAAATTCCTGGGTGACAAATCGGCCGCCTATGGCGGATTGCTGACCTACGATATCCGGCAATCCGATCCCACCGAACAATACGATGAAGCCGACGTTATTCTCCAAGGCGCAGCTGGATTGAGATTGTCCTACCAATTTCATAAATCGCCGGGAGTGAAATGGACCTCGTACATGGTTTCTCTTACAGAAGGGGGATGGAATGTTGTGGGAGCGTATCGAAACGCGACCAAAGCGGAAATGATAGCGGTGCTATCGACGCTGCGCGAATTGTGGATTCGGGGCGAGTATCGCAACGGCGATGACCGCGGCGGCCTGGATAACGTCATGATGATAGGAGTATCGGAATCCACGCCGATCGGAGATTGGACGATTTACTGAACGCGGGTTTTTCGCTGGACAAAAAACATATTCGCGCCTTTGCATGGGATATGCGGAGGCGCGAATTTTTTTTGAATAACATGAAATCTAACGGATAGTCGTAAAAGAGAAGAATGACATATCCATTAATCGCAATTAAAAATTAATAATATGAATTTATCGATACGCATCTCCTCTTGATGAAATCGACTTAATAAATACAACTTGGTTTACGTAATCGATGGTAAAAACGATTCTCCAATCGCCGAAACGATAACGAAGATTGCCAGCCAAAGCCCCATGCAGTGAAATAATATTATTTTTATGGAAATAGCCCTTTTCCATTGAGTCAACTATCTTATTTATTCTTTTTTGAGTTTTAGAATCAAGATGGGAATAGGTGCGATAAGCTTGGGTGGAAAGGCGTACTTCATACATTTTTACGAATATGTCTCCAAGAATGCGTCTCTCCTCGACGGACTTGTTCCATTCCTTCTTCAATCTCTCT
The window above is part of the Candidatus Omnitrophota bacterium genome. Proteins encoded here:
- a CDS encoding type II toxin-antitoxin system RelE/ParE family toxin, translating into MYEVRLSTQAYRTYSHLDSKTQKRINKIVDSMEKGYFHKNNIISLHGALAGNLRYRFGDWRIVFTIDYVNQVVFIKSISSRGDAYR
- a CDS encoding laminin B domain-containing protein, whose protein sequence is MKRNWFCLTVLGIFVLGLPGITRAQTSNLAGNWKLTTFVSGSEYGVMSIDASGVTQCTEAIVHELTGEDLHFDLIQQGRLQVGEEGSVIYAAGGIASASENSAYRVTVEAAGAGLVSPASNMIAGVWTENQVYTKLIVPLEVFSATPVPFLLIKEGSIPELPGLIVQEAAGNWNVTLNGSTLEIGWTGGVTLNTNGTLIGFLIDKRGPIDRTIPSVGFFTLSETGEFAFEFSATVDIPNLGGKTVTISGSGTIGEDRKTIQGTWTLTIAPATDGTSGKIRSTPFVLDIQADATYSGDFTMTKESVTPPAEPAPIPSELSIQIASSAFDADREEWLVIGDAQDNTQLPFYRNVDGNPGGYIEAVDDVSGGTWYWFAPVKFLGDKSAAYGGLLTYDIRQSDPTEQYDEADVILQGAAGLRLSYQFHKSPGVKWTSYMVSLTEGGWNVVGAYRNATKAEMIAVLSTLRELWIRGEYRNGDDRGGLDNVMMIGVSESTPIGDWTIY